One genomic window of Fusarium fujikuroi IMI 58289 draft genome, chromosome FFUJ_chr01 includes the following:
- a CDS encoding related to alpha-mannosidase: MFRRRASRRLPSRVVLIAVFLTTLFLWRQLSHQSGVVFVKSSFDWSTVGLVHPPADVKPLPIGHAKRMPRIQAEKGKFVKTGETEKRRDAVKREFRRGWESYRLKAWGRDELMPLTGQAKNPFGGWAATLVDALDTLWIMDLKTEFNEAASAAAAIDWGKTDEKAVNLFETTIRHLGGLLSSYELSREPALLQKATELGEMLYIAFDTPNRLPGFWLNFDDALKGKQVAGIHDPSASPSSLVMEFTKLSQLTNDPKFYDATDRVSRFLLRIQNSTLLPGIWPMCLDFQNEAVHDNTFSLGALADSLYEYLPKMHALLGGLDENYESMYRTAADVIIKHLLYRPMLPNQEDVLFLGDARVGEKIELSTESQHLTCFAGGMFALAGKLFSIEQHVNIGKRLARGCAWAYSAFPTGIMPEIFDLVACPTLSPCEWNETLWKPLNNQKLPPGFRHARDPRYILRPEAIESVFIMYRLTADPKWQDMAWDMFQAVVKYSSTELANAAVDDVTSTETSKTDSMESFWFSETLKYFYLIFSEPDLISLDEYVLNTEAHPFRRLLSRD, from the exons ATGTTTCGTCGCCGTGCTTCAAGACGCCTCCCCTCACGCGTCGTGCTCATCGCCGTCTTTCTCACAACCCTCTTTCTATGGCGTCAATTATCGCACCAAAGCGGCGTGGTGTTTGTAAAGAGCTCTTTTGACTGGTCGACCGTAGGGCTTGTTCATCCGCCGGCGGATGTCAAGCCTTTACCTATTGGTCACGCAAAGCGCATGCCGAGAATCCAAGCTGAGAAGGGCAAATTTGTTAAGACGGGGGAGactgagaagaggagagatgCTGTGAAGAGGGAGTTTAGGAGAGGCTGGGAGTCGTATAGGTTGAAGGCCTGGGGGAGGGATGAGTTGATGCCGCTGACGGGACAGGCGAAGAATCCATTTGGCGGGTGGGCTGCTACGTTGGTTGATGCGCTGGACACCCTTTGGATAATGGATCTGAAGACGGAATTCAACGAAGCTGCGAGTGCGGCTGCGGCGATAGATTGGGGGAAAACAGACGAGAAAGCAGTCAATCTCTTCGAAACGACAATTCGACATCTCGGCGGTCTTCTCAGCTCATATGAACTAAGTCGCGAACCAGCATTACTGCAAAAAGCCACAGAACTCGGAGAAATGCTATACATCGCCTTTGACACGCCAAACCGACTCCCTGGTTTTTGGCTCAATTTCGATGATGCGTTAAAGGGCAAGCAAGTTGCCGGTATTCACGACCCTTCAGCCTCACCGAGCTCGTTGGTCATGGAGTTTACCAAGCTCTCACAACTAACCAACGATCCCAAATTCTACGACGCGACAGATCGCGTATCGCGGTTCTTACTCAGGATTCAGAACAGTACTCTTTTACCGGGAATATGGCCCATGTGTCTTGACTTCCAGAACGAAGCTGTGCACGATAACACGTTTTCGCTTGGTGCGCTGGCTGATTCTCTTTATGAGTATCTACCCAAGATGCATGCCCTACTCGGTGGGTTGGACGAGAACTACGAAAGCATGTATCGCACGGCGGCGGATGTTATTATCAAGCATTTGCTCTACAGGCCTATGCTGCCGAACCAAGAAGATGTTCTGTTTTTAGGCGATGCTAGGGTCGGTGAGAAGATTGAGTTGAGCACAGAGAGCCAACATCTTACCTGCTTCGCAGGAGGAATGTTTGCACTCGCTGGGAAACTCTTCAGTATCGAACAACACGTTAATATTGGGAAAAGACTCGCCCGAGGGTGTGCTTGGGCATATAGCGCTTTTCCGACCGGTATAATGCCCGAGATCTTCGATCTAGTAGCCTGTCCGACCCTCTCACCCTGCGAATGGAACGAAACGCTCTGGAAGCCGCTAAACAACCAAAAACTCCCTCCCGGGTTCCGCCACGCGCGCGATCCACGATATATTCTCCGGCCTGAAGCTATCGAGAGTGTGTTCATCATGTATAGACTCACGGCTGATCCGAAGTGGCAGGATATGGCGTGGGATATGTTCCAGGCTGTTGTGAAGTATTCGAGCACTGAGCTTGCGAATGcagctgttgatgatgtcaCGAGTACGGAGACGTCGAAGACTGATTCTATGGAG AGTTTTTGGTTCTCGGAGACGTTAAAGTACTTCTACCTGATCTTCTCAGAACCGGATTTGATCAGTTTGGATGAGTATGTGCTGAATACGGAGGCGCATCCTTTTAGAAGGCTTTTAAGTCGGGATTAA
- a CDS encoding related to alcohol dehydrogenase, class C: MSTDYEFKGWLGRDPSSVQGKMEWDTFEPKKWEENDVDIKITHCGICGSDLHILRSGWGETPFPCCVGHEIVGKAVRVGSNVTNIKVGDRVGVGAQARSCLRDDCSECSAGRLNYCPKMVSTYGSIYPDDIGKSYGGYADYNRTDSRFVVKIPESLPSEYAAPMLCGGVTVYAPLRNNGCGPGKTVGIVGVGGLGHFGVLFAKALGADKVIGISRKASKKEEVLALGADAYIATDDDEDWANKNAKTIDLMICTVSSSKMPYSDYFKLLRHGADFVQVGAPDSGELPPINAFNLIMGQFKLSGSLIGSPKDIEEMLQLAVEKNVKPWVEKRPMEDANQAVVDMENGKARYRYVLVNQKNID, encoded by the exons ATGTCTACTGATTACGAATTCAAGGGCTGGCTTGGCCGCGATCCTAGCTCCGTCCAAGGAAAGATGGAGTGGGATACCTTTGAGCCCAAGAAATGGGAGGAGAACGACGTCGACATCAAGATCACACACTGCGGTATCTGCGGTTCTGACCTTCACATTCTTCGCTCCGGTTGGGGCGAGACACCTTTCC CCTGCTGTGTCGGCCACGAAATCGTCGGCAAGGCTGTCCGCGTCGGCTCCAACGTCACAAACATCAAGGTCGGCGACAGAGTCGGTGTGGGCGCCCAGGCCCGCAGCTGTCTCCGCGACGACTGCTCCGAGTGCTCCGCCGGCCGCCTCAACTACTGCCCCAAGATGGTCAGCACCTACGGCTCCATCTACCCCGACGACATCGGAAAGTCCTACGGCGGATACGCAGACTACAACCGCACCGACTCTCGCTTCGTCGTAAAGATCCCCGAGAGTCTCCCCTCAGAGTACGCTGCGCCCATGCTCTGCGGCGGTGTTACCGTCTACGCTCCTCTCCGTAACAACGGCTGCGGTCCTGGAAAGACTGTTGGCATCGTCGGTGTAGGCGGTCTGGGCCACTTTGGCGTTCTGTTCGCCAAGGCCCTCGGCGCCGATAAGGTCATTGGTATTTCTCGCAAGGcctccaagaaggaagaagtcCTCGCTCTCGGCGCTGATGCTTACATCGCTactgacgacgatgaggactgGGCCAACAAGAACGCCAAGACGATTGATCTCATGATCTGCACCGTCTCAAGCAGCAAGATGCCCTACAGCGACTACTTCAAGCTTCTCCGTCACGGCGCCGACTTTGTGCAGGTCGGAGCTCCTGACTCTGGTGAATTGCCCCCCATCAATGCgttcaacctcatcatgggCCAGTTCAAACTGAGTGGAAGCTTGATTGGATCGCCTAAGGATATCGAGGAGATGCTGCagcttgctgttgagaagaatgTCAAGCCTTGGGTTGAGAAGAGGCCGATGGAGGATGCCAACCAGGCTGTTGTTGATATGGAGAATGGAAAGGCACGATACCGATATGTTTTGGTTAACCAGAAGAACATCGATTGA
- a CDS encoding related to MGMT family protein, which produces MPRSDEAQAFFHAVYSAVQEIPHGKVTTYGHIAMLVGTPQRPRQVGVCLKHLPADPSQPFNHDNVPWQRVINSKGQISPRSQPGGSRSQADALQAEGVQVETNAMGEHSVDFSQYGWFPELLPSEENDQGE; this is translated from the exons ATGCCCCGTTCAGACGAAGCACAAGCCTTCTTCCACGCCGTATACTCAGCTGTCCAAGAGATCCCCCACGGCAAAGTCACAACATACGGTCACATCGCCATGCTCGTTGGAACCC CTCAAAGACCTCGTCAAGTCGGCGTCTGTCTAAAACACCTCCCCGCCGATCCATCCCAGCCCTTCAACCACGACAACGTCCCATGGCAAAGAGTCATAAACTCCAAAGGCCAAATATCACCTAG ATCTCAACCTGGAGGATCCCGCTCACAAGCTGATGCCCTCCAAGCAGAAGGCGTGCAAGTCGAGACAAATGCAATGGGCGAACACTCAGTAGACTTCTCCCAATACGGCTGGTTCCCAGAACTGCTCCCCTCAGAAGAAAACGATCAAGGCGAATGA
- a CDS encoding related to kinesin-like protein: MATSPPASPGGIPQRPMSAIARAHPRSSSRLSMTSKTGGGSRASDDESRTAVKVAVRVRPPLNPNDPGYDLIPQRFQRAMVQTTSDTSLAIDSPQGRKLFVFDRVFSSDTQQEGVWDYVSDCIGAFTQGYNVSLMAYGQSGAGKSYTMGTSGPGEQYDQELMGVIPRAAMALFEKLDTPETPKSKAKANRSSLSHLKGPRGFTQQNTLGDREWSLKATYVEIYNEHLRDLLVPETTPMNERGNVAIREDTKGNIILTGLRQVDINSVDDLMNALNFGSSIRQTDATAINAKSSRSHAVFSLNLVQRKNKSSVQEKRYSVPLEAMTGQDVTVTTDSKLHFVDLAGSERLKNTGAQGDRAKEGISINAGLAALGKVISQLSSRNPGSHVSYRDSRLTRLLQDSLGGNAITYMIACVTPAEFHLSETLNTVQYAQRARAIQSKPRIQQVEEGDKQSVIDRLKAEVAFLREQIRSAEHGGNSPRRNAQGITERSDRQNEREAELQNQLLDTQESYTALSQRHARLIAELARARENESGADHHEESGDTADDRLNRSNSFAQAVEQVVMEYEKTIQSLEQSLSSTRGTLSNTEANLLEKETKCAYVETINSQLQSRLQKLMDRENNTESYLHDLEAKLDGHTNGEEKNATIIMELRKEISRVRENEASCEDYISTLEERLAEADQDVELMQREIDRLEQVVERQRSLGKLDSLLHELDQIQDGKEPGTENGTDQNAEQTNGVASRRAMAEHSRNLSHVSRHSQMEDPIPEGDEEDHPHTKIGPVKEVDEDLLRLEKPTEEGPPPSPAQSKFVADKLENVTQELIDLRVEHESTLHDYDSLHAKYEDAMRKIAEMQDVVDEARHVNPKRESVISVATPTHTRPESFLSDSRTNDLKAGPRSSFTRSLSSELSSAMDSPATAASSNGDILSDDETATTKPAAASTENLPQDDNVEIAAELQRLKSMAQEREAAERELAERYAQLEFKHNETLDIVEELKTDLSRARVMEATSPRSSTPVIRRKSSQNLLVVDRAQRSFSSLRNIASEHFGGQPEAMQSFELNLNAAIHELHVRSERIQELEADVAAAKKEMETKMTIISGLTRERSSLKASPVEMSMVATLRDQLEQNERQLSDTRNAHMAREQALTTELESLRQALAAKSSLQEPDNADSKHEQRVAELQTELATWEQKHKEALDSMATTETQMRGTIEELEARVVSNHAQISASRSQNGDKDESNSEAEQRQQNLISFLRNEIDEYKAIINSNATKVAELEQAHAAARAELDELHKSHNAVQEDNSRQLELITKLQEQIATHDEGAKSNETSLEELKAEHAKALADLKTAEQKGYEEQVEVLLSEHAESAHRLETELAEVRDELNKAASQVAMALGLDADAEKLVERIDELAASKKALDEEQAKRAEIESHVNELTSINEKIMKDLEDAKVALAEMLDGGAGSGPLVEQIKIAKKRMTDLDDRSKKNSRLVEELEEQLQNNFDEVQITNNRLSTLQTERNSQLVEANAATARLTAELQVLKEDYAALQAKMDEVAAGVQRSNSNSTIRKSASHVSLPSPPPAIPLPPLPNGAGSPVNGAPSSPTNGRPISKDNINISHITEDQEARIRTIEKHLNAERQLTQTLEEALTDLERQSNKVKADCDAWKKRASELEVEVKELKDRPPPEPVQDNRWSLQAVEEERKKRQAAEAARRQLEERMNAINKGKKKKGSLNCF, translated from the exons ATGGCGACCTCGCCCCCGGCCTCGCCGGGAGGAATTCCTCAAAGGCCCATGAGCGCCATCGCAAGAGCCCATCCTAGAAGCAGTAGCAGGTTGAGCATGACGAGCAAGACTGGAGGCGGAAGCAGAGCCTCAGACGACGAAAGTCGGACGGCGGTCAAAGTCG CCGTGCGAGTACGACCGCCGTTGAACCCTAACGATCCTGGATACGATCTGATTCCGCAGCGATTTCAACGAGCTATGGTCCAAACGACCTCCGATACTAGCCTGGCAATCGATTCTCCACAAGGTCGCAAACTGTTTGTCTTTGACCGAGTCTTCAGCTCAGATACACAGCAGGAGGGTGTGTGGGATTATGTGTCGGACTGCATTGGCGCCTTTACTCAAGGTTACAATGTATCCTTGATGGCATATGGCCAGTCTGGTGCTGGAAAATCATACACCATGGGCACTTCAGGCCCAGGCGAACAATATGACCAAGAGCTGATGG GTGTTATCCCCAGAGCTGCCATGGCGCTTTTTGAAAAGCTCGATACTCCCGAGACCCCAAAGTCCAAAGCCAAGGCAAACCGCAGCTCTCTTTCGCATCTCAAAGGCCCACGAGGATTTACTCAGCAGAATACGCTTGGTGACCGCGAGTGGTCGCTGAAAGCTACATATGTCGAGATTTACAACGAACACCTTCGCGATCTTCTCGTTCCTGAAACGACCCCGATGAACGAGCGTGGCAATGTGGCCATTCGCGAAGACACAAAGGGAAACATCATCTTGACAGGCCTTCGTCAAGTCGATATCAACTCAGTGGATGATCTCATGAATGCTCTTAACTTCGGATCCTCTATTCGCCAGACTGATGCCACGGCTATCAACGCCAAGTCATCGCGATCCCATGCGGTTTTCTCACTTAACCTTGTTCAGCGTAAGAACAAGTCGTCCGTCCAGGAGAAGCGCTACTCCGTTCCACTCGAAGCGATGACGGGCCAGGATGTTACTGTGACAACCGACAGCAAACTTCACTTTGTGGATTTGGCTGGAAGTGAAAGACTGAAGAACACTGGAGCTCAGGGCGATCGAGCAAAGGAGGGTATCTCTATCAATGCCGGTCTTGCCGCCCTTGGTAAAGTTATCAGTCAGCTTTCGTCAAGAAACCCCGGTTCCCACGTTTCGTATCGCGACTCTCGACTTACTCGACTACTACAAGATTCGCTCGGTGGTAATGCCATCACTTACATGATTGCTTGTGTTACGCCGGCCGAATTCCACTTGAGCGAGACCCTGAACACTGTCCAGTATGCCCAACGAGCTCGAGCGATTCAATCGAAACCACGCATTCAACAAGTCGAAGAGGGTGATAAGCAATCTGTGATTGACCgcctcaaggctgaggttgcCTTTCTCCGTGAACAAATTCGCAGTGCCGAACATGGCGGCAACAGCCCTCGACGTAACGCGCAAGGAATTACTGAACGATCTGACCGTCAAAACGAGCGCGAGGCTGAGCTCCAGAACCAACTATTGGACACCCAAGAAAGCTATACCGCCTTGAGCCAGCGTCATGCTCGACTCATTGCTGAGTTGGCGCGTGCTCGTGAAAACGAATCTGGCGCGGACCACCATGAGGAGTCGGGCGATACAGCAGATGACCGCCTCAACCGATCGAATTCATTCGCGCAAGCTGTTGAGCAAGTCGTTATGGAATACGAGAAGACGATTCAGTCTCTCGAGCAGTCTCTCTCTTCTACTCGCGGCACACTCTCTAACACCGAGGCTAACcttctcgagaaggagaCGAAATGCGCTTATGTCGAAACCATCAACTCCCAGCTCCAGAGCCgtctccagaagctcatgGACCGAGAGAATAACACTGAGAGTTACCTCCACGATCTCGAAGCCAAGTTGGATGGACATACCAACggtgaagagaagaacgccACGATCATCATGGAACTTCGTAAGGAGATTTCCCGTGTTCGAGAGAATGAGGCGTCATGTGAAGACTACATCTCGACCCTTGAAGAGCGTCTTGCTGAGGCGGACCAAGATGTCGAGTTGATGCAACGTGAAATCGATAGACTTGAGCAAGTGGTTGAGCGACAAAGAAGTCTTGGTAAGCTCGACTCGCTTCTCCACGAACTTGACCAGATCCAAGATGGCAAGGAACCCGGGACTGAGAACGGAACCGACCAGAATGCTGAGCAAACCAATGGTGTTGCGTCTCGTCGTGCCATGGCCGAGCACTCTCGAAACCTCTCCCATGTTAGTCGCCATAGCCAAATGGAGGATCCAATTCCCGAAGGTGACGAGGAAGACCACCCTCATACCAAGATTGGCCCTGTCAAGGAAGTGGATGAGGATCTTCTACGTCTTGAGAAGCCAACTGAGGAGGGCCCTCCTCCAAGCCCAGCTCAGTCCAAGTTTGTTGctgacaagcttgagaacgTTACCCAGGAGCTTATTGACTTGCGCGTGGAGCACGAGTCGACTCTTCATGACTACGACTCTCTCCACGCCAAGTACGAGGATGCTATGCGTAAGATTGCTGAGATGcaggatgttgttgatgaggcccGCCATGTCAACCCCAAGCGCGAGTCGGTCATTTCTGTGGCCACACCAACCCATACCCGACCCGAGTCTTTCCTTTCTGACTCTAGAACTAATGATCTGAAGGCTGGGCCGAGGTCATCCTTTACGCGATCGCTCTCCTCGGAATTATCCTCAGCAATGGATTCTCCTGCCACTGCCGCTTCATCAAACGGTGACATCTTgtctgatgatgagaccGCTACCACGAAGCCCGCAGCCGCATCGACGGAAAACTTGCCCCAGGATGACAACGTGGAGATCGCTGCTGAGCTCCAAAGACTCAAGTCGATGGCTCAGGAACGTGAAGCTGCTGAAAGAGAATTGGCCGAGAGATATGCCCAGCTTGAGTTCAAGCACAACGAAACCCTCGATattgttgaggagctcaagactgACCTATCTCGTGCCCGTGTCATGGAAGCTACATCACCTCGTTCCAGCACTCCTGTCATTCGACGCAAGTCAAGTCAGAACCTGCTCGTTGTCGACCGTGCCCAGCGCTCATTTTCATCACTGCGAAACATTGCTTCTGAGCACTTCGGTGGTCAGCCTGAGGCCATGCAGAGCTTCGAGCTGAACTTGAATGCCGCTATCCACGAACTGCACGTCAGGAGCGAACGCATTCAGGAACTAGAAGCAGACgtcgcagcagcaaagaaggagatggagaccAAGATGACCATCATCTCGGGATTGACAAGAGAGCGATCCAGTCTCAAGGCCAGCCCTGTAGAGATGTCCATGGTGGCAACACTGCGGGATCAGCTCGAGCAGAATGAGAGACAACTTTCTGATACGAGGAACGCACACATGGCTCGTGAGCAAGCACTCACAACTGAGCTTGAGTCTCTGCGACAAGCACTTGCTGCCAAGTCTAGTCTCCAGGAGCCCGACAATGCTGACTCCAAGCACGAGCAGCGTGTTGCCGAGCTCCAGACTGAGCTTGCCACCTGGGAGCAGAAGCACAAGGAGGCCCTTGACTCTATGGCAACAACAGAAACCCAGATGCGGGGTACaattgaggagcttgaggctcgAGTTGTTTCCAACCATGCTCAAATCTCTGCATCTCGATCCCAGAACGGCGATAAGGATGAGTCAAACAGCGAAGCTGAGCAACGACAACAGAACCTCATCAGCTTCCTTCGTAACGAGATCGACGAGTATAAGGcgatcatcaacagcaacgcCACCAAGGTTGCGGAACTGGAGCAGGCTCATGCTGCTGCTCGCGCCGAGTTGGACGAGCTTCACAAGAGCCACAATGCTGTGCAGGAGGACAACTCCCGTCAGCTAGAGCTTATTACCAAGCTTCAGGAGCAGATCGCGACCCATGATGAGGGCGCGAAGAGTAACGAGACATCGctcgaggagctcaaggctgagcaCGCCAAGGCCCTGGCTGATCTTAAGACGGCCGAGCAGAAGGGCTACGAAGAGCAGGTTGAAGTGTTGCTGTCAGAACATGCAGAAAGTGCTCACCGACTGGAGACTGAGCTTGCAGAGGTTCGTGATGAGCTCAACAAGGCAGCTTCTCAAGTCGCCAtggctcttggtcttgatgccgATGCTGAGAAGTTGGTTGAGCGTAtcgatgagcttgctgccagcaagaaggctcttgacGAGGAGCAGGCCAAGCGGGCCGAGATTGAGTCACACGTTAACGAGCTCACATCTATTAATGAGAAGATCATGAAGGATCTCGAAGACGCCAAGGTTGCTTTGGCTGAGATGCTTGATGGAGGTGCTGGTTCTGGTCCTCTGGTCGAACAGATCAAGATcgcaaagaagaggatgacagatcttgatgaccgaagcaagaagaacagcagacttgtggaggagcttgaggagcagCTCCAGAATAACTTTGACGAGGTTCAAATCACCAATAACCGATTGAGCACCCTGCAGACTGAACGCAACAGTCAATTGGTCGAGGCCAATGCCGCCACTGCACGCCTCACTGCTGAATTACAGGTCTTGAAGGAAGATTATGCAGCTCTCCAG GCTAAAATGGACGAGGTGGCGGCTGGCGTCCAGCGGTCAAACTCTAACTCAACCATTCGCAAGAGCGCATCTCACGTCTCCCTTCCATCACCCCCACCAGCTatccctcttcctcccctgCCAAACGGGGCGGGATCTCCAGTCAATGGAGCTCCCAGCTCACCTACCAATGGACGTCCTATCAGCaaggacaacatcaacatctctcATATCACTGAAGACCAGGAAGCGCGTATCCGAACCATCGAAAAGCACCTTAATGCGGAGCGTCAGCTTACCCAGACACTCGAGGAGGCTCTTACCGACCTGGAAAGGCAAtctaataaagttaaggcCGATTGTGATGCCTGGAAGAAGCGTGCTAGTGAGCTAGAGGTCgaggtcaaggagctcaaggaccGCCCTCCCCCCGAGCCTGTTCAGGACAACAGATGGAGTCTCCAAgctgtggaggaggagcgcAAGAAACGACAAGCTGCCGAGGCTGCTCGCCGCCAGCTCGAGGAGCGTATGAATGCCAtcaacaagggcaagaagaagaagggaagctTGAACTGCTTCTAG